A stretch of DNA from Drosophila virilis strain 15010-1051.87 chromosome 5, Dvir_AGI_RSII-ME, whole genome shotgun sequence:
GTGTGTCCTTCAATCAATTTTATTGGAATACAAAGCATGttcaagtacacacacacacacacacacagttacatCCATTACAGCACTTGCACATGCCTGTGCGGCAATAGCTAAAACGAAGAAATTGCCCGTGTGACCTTTCTACCAAAACATAAACACAAGCTGCCTCTCTCAACACAGATGGTTGTCTCGCTCGCACATCGCCCGCTCTTGCAAATTGACATAGCATATGCTCAGGCGCCATTACAACAtaatgcacatacatatgcaggCAGTACATATAATTGTATgcttttatatgtatgtgcgtgtgggtgtgtgtatgtgtgtgtgttgttatggctcaaaaaaaaaacttcctTGAGCAACTTTTAGATAAAATGGCGCGCGAGCTGCAGTCGCGTGGGCGTGCAGAAATTTCTGCAGCTGTTCTGGAACATGCAAGCGAAGTCGAGGCTCTTGGCGTTGCCACCCCCCACCCTaaaacaaatgcacacacacaccacacacacaccacacacacacatacactaacAGAACCCATGTTTGCGCTCACCTTATCGCACAATTGCAGCTGATGCGGCGCTTTATGGATTTGCCTATCAGCGACAAGTCGTTCGCGGctgttcaatttgttgttttatcgTTGTTGGCGATTTTTTTCGatttcctgttgctgttggtgttcgTTGAGTGATTTTTCCAAATTTGTTACACATTAAAAAAGAGTTTTGATTATTTGCGCTCCGTTTGGGTTGTGAACTTCACTAACGGCCGTTGGCTGTTGCtatttgtataattgttaattcttttaattgccccgttttatttgttgttgctgtatcgattgaaaaattattaactCGATTATTTCAGAGCTTATTGCTGaaaattgttgccattgccgcAACGCAatttcttttgctgctgctgtttttgttgttggtgttgccaGATCGTTACCGGGATAAAGTAATTTTTGCTCTCTGCAGTTTGACggctctgtctctctctcgcactcacacacacgcacacactcacactatGGCAACAAACTTGCgaatttcttttcatttttttgttgttgtttatttgtcttaacaacaattttgtaGCCGCTGAcgttttttatatacttttttttttgcaagcttttatgtgcatatgcatgtgtgcgcgtgtgtgcgagCGAGGCAACGattttgtgtgtgcgaaaCGACAACGACGGTCGCTCGTTTCTGCTTACCAACACCAGCGCAGCTGGCTAACCgctctgccgctgctgctaattgttgttatttctttttttcttcgcttgtttttttctttttgtatttgttattgcGGCGACGCGCTAACTTTTATGCCATACAGTTGAGGAAAAAGCTTTTCTCAACAATGCGGCGCGCAGTcatgcattaaaaaaaaaaacacaacgtACACGCGTATtgaaatacatacacacacatatgtatgtatgtgtgtgtggcagcagcagcagcagcttgctgcaaaatgaaagcagcaacaaaaacaacaacttacgacgcaaaacagcaacagaatttcgctgttttatttattttcgaaaTGCCCCCGCACAGGAAATTACACAGTTAATCGAACGCGTTTAGCCTTTGGCTATGGCCGATTATTGTTTTGTGTTATTTTCGAGATCAAAATACGAAATCAAAATCAAGCGACTTAGCGAACGCGCGGTTTGCCCGTTTGAAGTTGAATAAATACACATATCTGCTCCAAGTATTCGCAAACCATGCACTCTtcattgtgtttgtgtgtatctgtgtgtgcttgcCGAGAGCGGCGGCGCGTGAGCGAAACCAACAGCAGAGTaggagagagcgagcgagagagagagagagaccaaAACAGTGCGTACAATTTGTATGCGTATGTGCGACAAAATCATAACACTCGCGAGTCAAGGGCAACTTTCATGTAACGGTTCTTTCTAGCAACAGCCTGACAGCACTTGTCGCTTTAATGTACATACAGTAAACACTCAATTAACGCACGAATTTTCATTATAGCCTAAATTTGCACTCATAATTCAATTGGATTCAAAAACTAGAAAATTATTAAGATCAATTTTATGTTTTCTAAAATTATGGATTTTAGCTATAACTTTAATCGGACAAGTAGTAGTGTGCATATGTACAGTGAAGGCTCAACCGATGGACGGACATGTGAGATGTACCTTAAGTGTAATCATGACTGTTCGCTCGAAAGGGCATTCACTGTACTTACTCTCCTATGCAGCATCTCTCTCGGACGGACAACTGTTAAACTTACATTGGCCACAGATaagagttttcactgtactTAACTAACACAGACATAGTTGAGCAGcattaatacatacataccaacATTTGCATGgccaatttatttttgaatcgAAAACTTGGATAAATGTGCAAAAGTAATAATATGATGGGCTGTTTCGAACGCGTTCATTAAATTGggattaattaatatttgggATTATATGCTGggctatataaaatatgtgcGCGCTATTTCTGCTTCTCATCCGGCTTATCTGCAGCGGCGGCGCTCTCCTCCTTGGCGGGCTCCGCTTCGGTTTTCTTGTCGGCCACGGGCGTGTCCTTGGCGGCGTTGGGGTCAGCTTCATCGCCCGCCATAGTAGCGCCCGCCGGCAGACTCTTCTCCAGGGCACGGACAAACTCTTCGAGATTGCCCGAATAGGCGGCAGAGACTGCCTCGTGGGACAGCTCGAATTGCTTGACCACGGGTCCAAGCTGGGCCGATTGTAGGGCATTGGAGAATTGGGCAAGGGCCTGCTGGAATTGGGGCGAGCTGATGTGATCCTTGATCTGTTGCTTGCGATCCTCATCGGCATCTTCCGATTCCGGCAAGTGGACAATTAACGATTTGACGCGCTCCGGATCCGAAATTAGCTGATTAATCGCCTCAGCGCCAGACAGCGCCGTCGACAGGTCGATATTCAGTGAACGACCTGCGCCATGTTCAGGGGAGAGATTGGATAAATAGGCTTGGAATGGATTCGCATATGCTccacttgttgctgctgttgtcgcatTTGTCGTTTTCTTACCGGAGGCATCCGCATCAACGGCCAAACTTGCGCCGCCGGCCGCATCGCTCTGCAAACTGGTGAcgccgccggcgccggcgctgctgctgctccgacTGTTGCCCGACTTGTTCGGCTTGCTGGGCGCGGACGCTGTGCGTGGCACGCTCACATTTTCCGGCGTTTGCAATGCGGCGCTGCCAGCACTGCCGCCGCTTGAAGCGGCTGTGTTGCGGGACGAAGGCGTGCGCGAACTGTAAATGGACAAGGAATACGAGGATTAGATTGATGGGCTCAAATCTTGTTTAACTTCGGGTTATATAATGCTTTGAATATCTATTGAAGTGAGAGGGTTTGGGTGAAGATTTTACTCACTTCATTTGTCCCAGCAAGGAGCTGAGGCCGCCCATTTGGCCAACGCCGCCAAAGAGCtgcatcagctgctgctgcgacatGTTGTTCAGCATGTACTGGAGGTCGGTGCcctcgctgccgctgccgccgccgccgcgctGGTGCGCCGAGGGTGGATTGTTGAGCAGCTCGTTGATGCGGCGGCAGTGCTCGTCGTCTTTGTCCGTCTTGGGCTCCTGCATCCAGAAGAACATGCGACGCGAACTGGACTTGAATTTAAGAACATAAATCCGTCCCGATTTGCACTGATCAACGCGCGTGTACTCAAAGTCGTCGGGGAATACAATTAGATCGTCCTCGACCTTGCCGCTGGTGCGATCTTTCCAGCAGAAGTGCATTAGTCCATCATCGCTCTGGGTCATATAGACGAGACCCTTGCGTGTATCCGGATGCACCATTTTGCCAACCATGTTCATGCGACCCGCACGGAACTCTACAAGGTTGGAGCTGTTGGAACTGCCCAAACCGCTTTGTCTGCCAAACATGATGCGGGCGCTTCTCGAGAGCTGCAATTTGGTTGAAGGTTATGACGGGAACTCAGGCAATGCGCAACACACGCACTTACTGGATATATAAtgtgttaaataaatacaatttgggAATCCTTCAAATAAAAATCGCCTACTCTGCGGATGACGAGCAATTTTTGACACTTTGAACTAGTGATGGGACGCAATTCGATAACAAGCGTTTTAGTGCTgccaataaatatattgtgtTAACATTTACAGTTTCTGCTCCGAACAGCTCTTATGAGCATAACATTCTTTTAATGTGCAGTCGAGGCTGCCACTCTGGTATAATTAATactttatttaaacaatataaaaaactgAATCCTGCTCAATTTTACAACTACACCTGAACAATCTAATAAATTCGGTATTTTCAACTTAATGCAAtgacatttattaatataatggTACATTTAACTTTACCCAAGTGGCAGCCTATTGACAGTGTGGCAAGCTTACTTGGAAGTGCCAGTATGACCATATATGAAAAAgagttacatacatatatttaagatttcttggcaacaacaattcgcTGATGGATTTATTTTAAACCGAAAAGTGTTCGAGTGAGGTGCTTAGGCAAAAGCTAATAgctaataattaaataaaaggaaaaagtactaatttaattcaattttaaagtaGTAGCTGCTCGAAACGTTAAAGTTAGAACGCAATAAGTTGCAAAGTGTTGTTATTCAGTTCAAAAGGTAAGAATTTAATTTCCGCATACTCACAACGCATTTTCATGTCCGCATTGGAATACTTAACTGTTTATTAGTTAAGTCCATGCATGTCATGTATTTTAATGTTTAGTCGCCATTGTCTGCGTTTTCCCCTCTCTGCCACTTTCTCACACGTTCCAGCAGCATCGCTTTTTCTATTCTATTTCCCTATCTATTCGTCTCTTATTTACTTGTCCCTTTGGCGTCTTTGTTTATTGCGCTCGCCGCcatttcttgctgctgctgtttctgcgCATTTCGTTTTCAGCTGTTGCTTCACTCTTTGGCTTTGGCCtatttttctgtttgtctTATCAATACGATTTTTGCTTGCTTTCCATactctattttttatttatatgcaagtGTGTGCGTCTGCTGATTCACCTTGCCCATGAGTTGCAAAACCTGTTTTAACCCTCGCACTTGGCGCAATTATTGTGATGTTGCTGTAACAAATACGTTAatcaataccctgtaaaactAACGGCAGCCACAAGAGCATAGAGTGgaggcaaaaagaaaaacaacaaacacaaggCGAATGCCCGATCAGATAACGACCGAAGCTTTTCGAATTCGAAGCAAAAACTAAACTGTGCATTCGCATTGCACTCAAATTTTTcggtattttgttttttcttttttttgtttatctgcTTTGTTGGCATATCCGCCCACTGGCGTCGGTCGCATCTGTTCCATTGGTCATGTATATGGCTCATGTTATCTACATAAATCGCTAACACTGCAAACTTAACATTGCGATGCTTTGTTATTtactgttattgtttttgctgctgctgatgaaaTTCAGCTTTTTcggtacaacaacaaaagctgagAAGCTTGTTTGTGCTTTTTGTGTGTGGGCCAAGATATGATCGAAATCGTTACTTTCTAGTCACTTCTGAATTATACGTATTTATAAATGAGttttttgatttaatgtttgaattgttttttaacttattttataaacaattacGAAAATTCAAAATGGAAATAGTTGATTTGTTTGAAGAAGTCACGAGATCAAGTTAACTTTCAGTAACAGTGACTAAGTCACTTTTaagcctttttttttctcctctCTAAGTCGTCTGTTAAAAGCTCATCACGTGACAAGCTGTCGTTAAGCTCTAAGCTAATTAAAGCTCGgcttaattaatattttgtatgttattttcaattgtttaattgtttatCTGTTTGTAATTCTAGCTAAAATGCGCATTTTGTTCGCTCTATTGGCCCTGGTGGCTGTGGCGCAGGCCGTTTCCTATGCCGATGTTATCAAGGAGGAGTGGCAGACCTTCAAGGTGAGTAATGCGCGGGAGATAGAACCAAAGAATGGGGAGGAGGGGACGACGACTCGAATTGCGAACCAACTGTTTTGTGGCAGGTGTCAAATGCAGGTTGCATGATTAATGCCTTTcttaatttagttattgaagCCATTGTTTCAAGCTTTTGATGCATATCTGAGCGCTGAGTCATTactcaaaaatatttcttgctcttgtcgttgttgttcttgttgttgttgttacaagCAGCATATGTTGCAGCTAAGCTGATTAAAAGCCAGTCACATGCCGGCTCACATGACTCGCGGCTCGATGCCGATCTATCTAGAATTCTGTCACATGAGTTCCTGATAGAGGCGATGCGTCGGCTTTGTTGTACCGTTATGCGGCACAGCTTCAGTGATAAGACCGCGTTCCAGCTTGTGTCAGGCGGCCGAGTTC
This window harbors:
- the Rpn13 gene encoding proteasomal ubiquitin receptor ADRM1 homolog, which produces MFGRQSGLGSSNSSNLVEFRAGRMNMVGKMVHPDTRKGLVYMTQSDDGLMHFCWKDRTSGKVEDDLIVFPDDFEYTRVDQCKSGRIYVLKFKSSSRRMFFWMQEPKTDKDDEHCRRINELLNNPPSAHQRGGGGSGSEGTDLQYMLNNMSQQQLMQLFGGVGQMGGLSSLLGQMNSRTPSSRNTAASSGGSAGSAALQTPENVSVPRTASAPSKPNKSGNSRSSSSAGAGGVTSLQSDAAGGASLAVDADASGRSLNIDLSTALSGAEAINQLISDPERVKSLIVHLPESEDADEDRKQQIKDHISSPQFQQALAQFSNALQSAQLGPVVKQFELSHEAVSAAYSGNLEEFVRALEKSLPAGATMAGDEADPNAAKDTPVADKKTEAEPAKEESAAAADKPDEKQK